A single region of the Coregonus clupeaformis isolate EN_2021a chromosome 16, ASM2061545v1, whole genome shotgun sequence genome encodes:
- the poli gene encoding DNA polymerase iota: MDVDVEDIDEDETDWNNICSDFVQPPQHTPVGIHGGKYCSKVPVPPVQRVILHFDLDCFYAQVEMIRNPALRNVPLGIQQKYIIVTCNYVARDLGLTKLMLVTDAKEKCPQLVLVKGEDLTHYRETSYKVTELLMSFCPLVERLGFDENFMDITEMVERRMEQTPESAHYSYKGHVYNHDTSDAKVMDHPRLAVGSHIAAELRADIHSKLGLTGCAGVATSKLLAKLVSGTFKPNQQTTLLPESVKDIMGSLSGLRKVPGVGHQTAKRLQALGLVSVQDLQLFPLADLVREFGASTAQRLQNLALGIDDTAVTPTGAPQSLSDEDSFKKMSSTNEVRQKVEDLLSSLLDRMHKDGRQPLTLRLTIRRYSATNKWFSRESRQCPIPNHIGQKITSGNSDALAQLVTMAMKLFHKMVDTSTAFHLTLLNMCFSNLQARCAAVSKGSIASFFTHRSPEKTQASSRCQDDLSQSVLGNLTGQAGSDVEGKTEELTGQDASHWIPDIPTSLKIKPYTQSTLHSPEASQQQQMVGECCIGGRTVDDKRTNSPGMTDFPRLPPNIDPEVFRLLPEDIQKELLSPAYPETAHGPLSHSTQSVRPTASEPADRAHSSHHNFSEQPASLSQPAPCKLNDSFHSTPIDRKETVKGFDRQLNTLTTNNQQEHSITSLQYSLTDLLEEGNSSTGLVSQRHSADCGFPGNVDPKVFSELPPEVQRELLSEWRQQRPVLKISSSSKKQGKSPLAREGKAPAKSSQANNLLKYFKPSSG; encoded by the exons GGATCCATGGGGGCAAATACTGCAGTAAGGTACCTGTACCACCAGTACAGAGAGTCATCCTGCACTTTGACCTGGACTGTTTCTATGCCCAGGTTGAAATGATCCGCAACCCAGCACTGCGAAATGTGCCTTTAG GTATTCAGCAAAAGTACATCATCGTCACCTGTAACTACGTGGCCAGGGACCTTGGTTTGACAAAGCTGATGTTAGTGACAGATGCCAAAGAGAAGTGTCCTCAGCTCGTGCTGGTCAAGGGAGAGGACCTgacacactacagagagacatcTTACAAAGTCACAG AGTTGCTGATGTCGTTCTGTCCATTAGTAGAGCGGCTGGGGTTTGATGAGAACTTCATGGACATCACAGAgatggtggagaggaggatggaaCAGACCCCAGAGTCTGCTCACTATTCATACAAAGGCCACGTTTACAATCATGACA CCTCAGATGCCAAAGTCATGGACCACCCTAGACTAGCGGTGGGCTCACACATTGCAGCTGAACTGAGAGCAGACATCCACAGCAAGCTGGGCCTCACTGGCTGTGCGGGTGTTGCTACCAGTAAACTGCTGGCCAAACTGGTGTCAGGCACCTTCAAACCAAATCAACAAACCACACTTTTGCCAGAGAGTGTCAAAGACATCATGGGCAGTCTAAGTGGTTTACGTAAAGTACCAG GAGTAGGCCACCAGACTGCTAAGAGGCTTCAGGCCCTGGGATTGGTTAGTGTACAGGACCTGCAGCTCTTCCCATTGGCTGACCTGGTGAGGGAGTTTGGAGCCTCCACTGCTCAGCGTCTCCAGAATCTGGCCTTGGGCATCGATGACACTGCAGTCACCCCCACTGGTGCTCCACAG TCTCTTAGCGATGAAGACTCCTTCAAGAAAATGTCCTCAACCAATGAAGTTAGGCAAAAGGTTGAGGATCTGTTGAGTAGCCTTTTAGACAG GATGCATAAAGATGGCAGGCAGCCTTTGACCCTTCGACTGACCATCAGGCGTTACTCTGCAACCAACAAGTGGTTCAGCCGGGAGAGCAGGCAGTGTCCCATCCCCAACCACATTGGGCAAAAGATAACCTCTG GCAACAGTGATGCCTTGGCCCAGCTGGTCACCATGGCCATGAAGCTCTTCCACAAGATGGTGGACACCAGCACAGCCttccacctcaccctcctcaacATGTGCTTCAGTAACCTGCAGGCCAGGTGTGCTGCTGTCAGCAAGGGATCCATCGCCTCCTTCTTCACACACAGATCTCCTGAGAAAACACAGGCCTCCTCTCGTTGTCAG GATGATCTGTCTCAAAGTGTGCTTGGTAACCTCACGGGACAGGCTGGATCTGATGTTGAAGGTAAGACTGAGGAGTTGACTGGTCAGGATGCATCACACTGGATACCAGACATACCTACCAGTCTTAAGATCAAGCCTTACACACAGTCAACATTGCATAGCCCTGAGGCCTCCCAGCAACAGCAGATGGTGGGTGAGTGCTGCATAGGTGGAAGAACAGTAGATGATAAAAGGACCAACAGTCCTGGGATGACAGATTTTCCTCGATTGCCACCCAACATTGACCCTGAGGTGTTTAGACTCCTGCCTGAGGACATCCAGAAGGAACTGTTATCACCTGCCTACCCAGAGACCGCCCATGGCCCCCTCAGCCATAGCACTCAGTCCGTCAGACCCACAGCATCTGAACCAGCAGACAGAGCCCACTCATCTCACCACAACTTTTCAGaacagcctgcctctctctctcagcctgctCCATGCAAACTTAATGACTCATTTCACAGCACTCCCATAGACCGAAAAGAAACTGTGAAGGGCTTTGACAGACAGCTCAATACACTGACAACCAACAACCAACAAGAACACTCAATCACCTCCCTGCAGTATTCACTCACAGACCTCTTGGAGGAGGGAAACTCCTCTACAGGCCTCGTGTCACAGAGGCATTCGGCTGACTGTGGTTTCCCAGGAAACGTGGACCCCAAGGTGTTCTCAGAACTACCTCCAGAGGTTCAGAGAGAGCTACTGTCTGAGTGGAGACAACAGAGACCTGTCCTTAAGATTTCCTCCTCTTCTAAAAAACAGGGCAAAAGCCCCCTGGCCAGAGAGGGGAAGGCTCCAGCTAAAAGCAGTCAGGCTAATAACTTATTGAAGTATTTCAAACCCAGCTCAGGTTAG